GGAGGCATCAGCCTCCGACTTTGGTGGATCTGGACTTCAATGGGACTGATCCTAACATAAGTGACACTCAACAAACTTCTCAAAATCTCACAATTATGTACAGGCAAATGGTGTCACTCGGAAGCACTCCGGAGACTTTCCTTGGAGATCCTTACCGAGCTGGTGGCGAGCCCGGTGGCGCTGGGTCCCTCGAGAACATTCCACACGGTCCGGTTCATGTTTGGACTGGTGATAGAAACCAACCTAATTTTGAAAACATGGGAGATTTTTATTCAGCTGCTAGAGACCCTATTTTCTATGCTCATCATTCTAATATTGATAGATTATGGATTGTCTGGAAAACCCTAGGAGGCAGACGTCAAGATTTCACCGACCCTGATTTTCTAAACGCTTCGTTTATATTTTACGATGAAAATGCACAAATGGTACGTATTAGGGTTCGGGATTGTTTGGATGCAAGAGGACTCGGATATGTATATCAAGATGTAATGAATCCATGGCAGAATTCGCGTCCGACGCCAAGGGCTTCGAGGGCTAGAGCATCTGGTAATAATGATCAACGTAATTTTCTAAGTCCAAAAGAAATTTTCCCAACGAAACTTGACCATGTGATAAACGTCATGGTGAAAAGGCCAAACAAGAAAAAGAGGAACAAGAaggagaaaaaggagaaagaagagaTTTTAGTGGTTGAAGGTTTAGAGTTGGAGCCTGATGTTTTTGTTAAGTTTGATGTGTTGATTAATGGTGAAGATGAGACTTTAATTTCGCCAGATCAGGCTGAGTTTGCCGGAAGCTTTGTGAATGTGCCGCATCATAATCATGGTAATCGTGAGAAAAAACGTAAAACAAAGTTAAAGTTGGTTATAACTGAGCTATTGGAGGATTTGGACGCTGAGGATGATGAGAATGTGTTGGTGACTTTTGTACCCAAGCATGGCTCTGGTGCTGTCCAAATTGGTGGTGTCAAGATTATGCTTGATTAGAAAAAAGAAGTAATTATAATTATTTCATGATGTATTCTTCTATATGTGGTATCCTACTGTTTATGAATGTTGCATTGGACAGCGTTATTCGTGGATACACGCCGTTTCTGATTTATGTAAATTGCAACTGTTTGCATGGAATAAAGGAAGAAAATTTAGttgtatattttatttattatttactaGTAGCCTTTCAAACCACGCAAGGAATTCTAGTTTTACCTTATTTCGTAGTCTAAGGTCATCGATTGCTGCCCATATTGGTAGTCCACCACACACCtccaaaaaaggaaagaaagaataaTTATGGGTGTAAAAAATAATTATACAATTAAATTACTTAAAGGAAACATGAGCATGTCCTTTTTTAGAAGATACTATTACCATTATTTGTAAACTCGTAATGCTAGCTTCATCATCTGTCGCTTGGATTGATTATAaaatgatgtgtatatatatatatatatatatatgtatgtataaacaATTGTAGAATTTTTAATAAATAGAACAATATATGTTAGTCAATCTTTACCAAAACTTTCGTGATCTGATTCATGTCATTTGTCCATTTATATTACTAGTGTTTTAGTATTTAATTAAGATAAACAAAGATGGAACTTGGAAAAAGATGaacttaattaatttattttttattactaGTTCGTAAATCTTGTTGTTGACTAAACATGATAGAACGTGCATTTCGTTTTTCCATAAACTGTATTATGTATATAGAATAGAAATCATAATAAGAATTGGTCGCAATGGAAGTGTTTGAAAGATGATGGTAATGTTTTTCTGAACGCAACCTTTGGAATTGACAATTTGGTCTAAGAACTAAACTCTTTTAGAATAGTTTTAGGCTATCTTGTTGGGTATTTTCTTTTCAGAATTCAACTTATATACACGTGTACGTATAATAGTTTAATAAAAGTATGATTCTACGGAcatagtgtaattttttttttttagttaaaaggTTGTATATATTATTgaaaccgggggggggggggggggactagaCCTTACCCCTAATATACAACTCTGATCACGAGCAACCAACACAAAAAAGGAATGCAACTTACCGGTGGCTGCATTCTTAGCATTAACAACACCTATGCATCTAGCTAACAAAAAAATTGGCTTTGTCGTATCTTAGTCTAATACCAGGGACTTGACTTTTATCAATAGTATATGGACCAATAGCCCCACTAGGTAGATGTCTCACGTCATGGATGATAAGCGGATCTTCTAGACTCGTAGCTAGCTTAGCGAGATAATCAGCAACTCTATTGGCTTCCCTATAGCAATGGTTGAAAATCACCTCTTTGTTGATAAGCAAAGCCAAGGTATCATCAATAATGTGTTTCAGCTTCAAATTGTTGGCTGCTCCATTTCGTAGCAGATCTGCCACCAGCATTGAATCCTGTTCCAATATGCAGTGTTTGCTTCCATTTTCCTTGATCCATTGCGCAGCGTGCTTAGCAGCCATGGCTTCCGCAATATTGTGGCTGTTGCATTGTACTTGGGCAGCGAATGCATAGATCAGGTTGCCATTCTCGTCCATTGCCACCCCTCCAATGCCAGCTCTTCCAGTTTGCTCCATATAACTTCCATCTGTGTTTACTTTGATCCCCCCATGTTGAGGCAGTGTCCATTTAACAATTTTGCTGATGGTCCTCGGCCTGAGTCTTTCTAACACAGAACATATTTGTGGCCATTGCATACCTATCTTATGGCAAGGGAAAGCCTTATCCAATGCTACTTTCAAGTTCCAAATGATTTGATGTTCCATCCTTCTAGTGTACATTTTGGTTTGTTCCCCATATCTGCATCTACACCTTTCCTTCCACATTTCCCAACAGATTAAGATTGGAAGCACTTGAATAACCATTCTATGCATGACGTTTTGTGTCTGAGTATGTGCCCACTCTTGCAACCAGATTTTTCCATGTTTCCTTTGGTATATGATGCCCAATGGTTGTCCGAAAAACTTCCATAGTCTCTGAGCAGTTTCTCCTTCAAAAAAGAAATGTTGGCTTGTTTCCAACACTGGATTAGCACAACATAAACAGTCTGTAGGCATATCTTCCACAAACCTGCAAACATAATTATTAGCAAAGGGTAATCTATTCATAAACAGTCTCCAGGAAAgaaatgaaattttaaaaggaatGTTTTTATGCCAAACACTGCTGATCCACGGATCATTTTGATGATGCTGCCTAATCTCTTGCCAAGCTTCCTTGTTTGAGAAAATTCCATCTGAGGCCTTTTTCCATATAAGATAGTCATTAGCATTAATGTCTCCAATGCTGATTTTCTGAACAAATTGGTAAATCCAATTAGGAAGAATTGCACTCAGTCTATCCATGTCCCAGTTTCGATCAACCATAAAATCCTTGACTTTCAAGTTTGCAGAATAGACATATTCAGGGCAATACTATGCTAGATTCCCAAGCTCTATCCAGTTATCCCACCAAAAGCTACTTTTCCCACCTTGAATTTTCCATATCATGTTAGGCTCAGCTTTGAATCTAATCTTAGTCAGAGTTTTCCAACAATGAGAGTTTCCAGATGCCTAACTTTTGCTGACAGGATGAGCTCTAATACAATATTTGACTTTGGTGAACCTAGCCCAAAGAGACTCTTGATTCCTAAATATCCACCATTTCTTCACATTAAGACTCTCGCAAATGTCTCTCATTTTCCTAACCCCTATCCCTCCTTCCTCTTTCGGTAGGCAAAGATTGTCCCACGAACTCCAATGGTAGTTGTTTTTCCCATTGGAGGCTCCCCAGAAAAATCTCACAAATAATTTTTCCATTTGATTTATAATACCTTTCGGGGGAGTTAAAGCTGTAAGGGTGTAGACTGGCAAGGATTGGAGAACATTTTCGATGAGCACAATTTTCCCCCCAAAGGATAGCAAGTTGCTTTGCCACCCATTGAGTCTTTTAATGATCTTGGAGGGTAGCTTTTCAAAGCATTCTCTTTTGTTCCTCCCCAAATAAATCGGACACCCAGATAGTCGAAGGGGACCTGCTTATCTAAGAATCCCGTGGCCTATCTGATCTTGTTGATCCTAGAAGGTCCAGTTCCTGGAGCAGTTAAGAAAAAACATTTGTTTTTGTTCATTTTTTGCCCCGAATTCTTTTCATACCAATGAATTTGCTTCATAACCATCTTTAAAGACTTGGTGTTGCCACTGGAGAAAATCACTAAGTCATCTGCATAAGAAAGATGGTTAATTAAAGGACCCGTCTTTGACATAGAGAAAGGAATAAAATGATCATTGTAATTTAACTCATTAAGCAATCTAGCTAAAACTTCTGCTCCTATAATGAAAAGAGAAGGTGATAGAGGGTCTCCCTGTTTAAGGCCTTGGCTTGAAGAGAAGAAGCCATTCCTGGTGCCGTTGATAATAATGGAATACCATACATTTGATATTACTCTCATTAGCATATTGGTAATATCTTCAGAAAACCCAAATTTTTGTAGCACAGCAATCAAAAAGGGCCATGACATCCTGTCGTAAGCTTTAGCCATATCCAACTTGATTATCACATTGCCTCCCTTATTAGAACATTTAATATCCTGTACAATCTCTTGTGCTAGCTGAACATTCTCGGTAATAAGCCTTCCTTTGAGAAATCCACTTTGATTAGCAGAGATCATGGTGGGAAGTAAAGGATTGAGCCTTCTAGAAATGATTTTGGTAATTATTTTGCTAGAAAAATTGCTGAGGCTGATAGGCCTGAACTCAGAGAAATCAGAGGGGCATTCTCTAGAAAAGAAAAACTGAACAAATTCTATCACATCTGTCTTGATTAAAAGCAACTATGATAAAACTTACCTGAATACCCATCTAGCCCTGCGGCACTATCAGCACTCATGTTGAATATGACATCTTTGATCTCATCTTCTTGAGGACAGCTCAGCATATAGTTGCTATCGTCAGAACTGATACATTCAGGAATGCAATTAAGAATGTTAGGATCAACACTGTTGGGATGGAGGTTGAACAAATCGTCAAAATGCTTAATGGCCACTTTTGCCATTTTTTCATCTCCAGACACCCATCTTCCTCTATTGTTTTTAATTCTTTCCAGCTTGAGTTTCCTTCTCCCGTCTCTGATAACTGCATGAAAATATTTGGTATTGCTATCCCCTTCTTCAAACCATCTAACTTGGGATTTTTGTTTAAGGATACCATCGTGTTTGTTTAACCAGGATATATACTCAGCATGACCTCTATTAACCTCTTCTCTACTATTTTCAGTCCTGGCCTCCATGTCTAAGTCCTCCAGGATTTGCATTTTATTTTCCTAGACTTCGGCATTTTCATGAACATCTCCAATCTCATTTCTTGACCAAGTAGCAAGTCTTCTCCCTAATCTTTTTAGCTTTTGATGAAATCTCCATATTGGGTTGCCATCTATGGGCAGATTCCAGTCGCTTTGAACAACATCCAAGAAATCTTCTTAAGAGGTCCAAAATTCTAGAAACTTGAAGTACTTGATCCCCCCTACCTGGTCATTCTTGCATCTAAGAAATAGAGGTCTATGGTCAGATCTAACTTGGGCCCAATGATGATTTATGAAAACTCTGTCAAGCCTTTTCCAAATCCTTAAGCTTGGCCTCCAATTATTGCACCAGGTATAGTTGGATCCGGAGTAACCAATATCCACCATACCACAAGAGTCCATACATTCAGAGAAATCATAGCTTTCAGCATTTCTATGGGGCAGTCCACCAATTTTCTCCTTTGGGTGAAGGATTACATTAAAATCCCCTCCAACACACCAAGGTAGCTTAATATCCTTGTTAAGAATATTCAGGCTTCTCCAAAGCTCCATTCTTTCACCAGGCCTGCATTTAGCATAAACTGCAGTAACATACATTTCCTGACAATTATTATTCTTTAGATTTTGAGGGTAATTTGTTGTTCATGATTATTGACTGTGCTGACTGCACAACCATCTCTCCAAAAGCAccagatttttccattgatgttgGAAATGCAATGCTTGAATCCCAAAAATCTTTTGTATCCCTCTATTTTGTTACTATTTACCAAAGGCTCTGAAATTGCAACCATGTCAAGCTTGTATTTGTTGACCATTCTCTTGAGTCTTTGAATGGCCTTTCTAGATCTTACACCTCTAATGTTCCAAATAATAGCACTGATCATTGGAAACAATTAATGGTAGGATTTTTTGTTCTTACCCCCTCTGGAAGAAGGTGAAGATTTTTTCTTGCTAGCTTTCCTGCTCTTATTGTTCTTCTTGTTTCTTTCTTTGTTATCCTTGCCCCCAGTCGTGTCACTCTTTTTTTGTTGGCTTTCTTCTTCCTCTTGATTTTTACTATCTTTTCCCTGTTCCTCAGTTTTGCTATCGCAACTGTTCTTTATTTCATCCTCCGTATTCTTCCTTTCTTTGTTTTGACTAATTTTGCTGCTGGTGTTACTGTCCCTGGACAGTCCCATTTTGTTGTTGTTCTCACTATCCCTTGGCAGTTCCATACTTATATCTGGAGGAATGCTCTTGCTGAATCCTTTTTTGCTCCTGTTTGCCGACTCAtatcttctttttttgcttctgCTTCTTCTTTCTGGAGATATGCCAATTCTGTCACATACCTCTTTCAAATGCTATTGCGCATCACTTTCATCTTGTGATTGGTTTCGAACTTGCACTCTTTTCTTTCCTTACTCTTGCTAAATTCTGTCTCTTCCTCTTCACAGTAATTCTCCATCTCCTCTTGGGATCTATATGTTTCTGGAATATTGTCATTTAAGTCAACCACTAGATTAATTCCAGGATGGTCTTTGATATCAAAGGGGAAACTGGATGACATAGTCTCGCAATCATTCTCTCTGCTCCTGGCTTTGATATTATCCCCTGTTCCCTCCTTATGCATTTCCTCATTATCATGTTTATTCTCACTGGATAATTTAACATGCTCATTATCTTGCTGTTGTTGTTGGTCCATCCCATCCTTAGCATTTTTGGATTCGATCTCCCCCCTACTATAATCATCTTCTGTCGCTCTTTGATCTATATCCTCCTTGTTAATTTCTTGTATATTGTTGGACTCTATTTCTCCCCCTCTATCTTTCCCAATTCTGATTTTTACCTTGCTTCTCTTTTTCGgcattttcttcttcctcttccttttaatattgttcaaTCTCTTTTTAAGCACAGACGTGATCTTTTCGGCAGTGTCTTCCACATCCACCATCTCTGTGGCTTGCTTGTTTTGTGCCTCTTTGCCCTTTCCCTCTCTTTTATTCTACTGAACCTCATTTCTATTATTTTGCTGACTGTTCCTCTTGGCCCTGTTCATTCCTCCCTTTTATTCTACTAAACTGATAGAAAGTAAGAGGTGATTTCCAAAATGAAAACCCACCAGGTGTTTGTCTTTATGCCTTAAAGA
Above is a genomic segment from Lycium barbarum isolate Lr01 chromosome 12, ASM1917538v2, whole genome shotgun sequence containing:
- the LOC132623595 gene encoding polyphenol oxidase, chloroplastic-like; translated protein: MSSILLHTTNTISSTSPSSSNTTFSNLRSSPNFFTKTSKVSSIRKHNGHRNFQVSCKTTEDDHDHNSPIDISKSTDSLSHKMDRRNMLLGLGGLYGASTIVGGHPFALAAPVNGPDVTQCGPANLPPGASPVNCCPPTTENIIDFQLPPPSTTPRIRPVAHSADSAYIEKFNRAIQLMKQLPDDDPRSFRQQANVHCAYCDGAYEQLGFPNAELQVHGSWLFLPFHRCYLYFFERILGNLIDDPTFAMPFWNWDHPDGMRIPAMYTNPSSPLYDPLRDRRHQPPTLVDLDFNGTDPNISDTQQTSQNLTIMYRQMVSLGSTPETFLGDPYRAGGEPGGAGSLENIPHGPVHVWTGDRNQPNFENMGDFYSAARDPIFYAHHSNIDRLWIVWKTLGGRRQDFTDPDFLNASFIFYDENAQMVRIRVRDCLDARGLGYVYQDVMNPWQNSRPTPRASRARASGNNDQRNFLSPKEIFPTKLDHVINVMVKRPNKKKRNKKEKKEKEEILVVEGLELEPDVFVKFDVLINGEDETLISPDQAEFAGSFVNVPHHNHGNREKKRKTKLKLVITELLEDLDAEDDENVLVTFVPKHGSGAVQIGGVKIMLD